The following coding sequences are from one Cicer arietinum cultivar CDC Frontier isolate Library 1 unplaced genomic scaffold, Cicar.CDCFrontier_v2.0 Ca_scaffold_2537_v2.0, whole genome shotgun sequence window:
- the LOC140919139 gene encoding secreted RxLR effector protein 161-like — protein MVGCNPIVTPIVANAKLVKEAKEELADTTVFKQVVGSLRYLCNTRPDLYYSVGVIKLKQGDEDLVGYSYPDWCGDKSDKRSTSYYVFKFMKSSIAWSLKKQPVKALSSCEVRYIVGSYAVFQAFMGRSIYGRIQD, from the exons ATGGTTGGTTGCAATCCTATTGTCACTCCAATTGTAGCCAATGCAAAGCTAGTGAAAGAAGCTAAAGAGGAGTTGGCTGATACTACCGTGTTCAAACAGGTTGTTGGATCCTTAAGGTACTTGTGCAACACAAGACCTGATCTATACTATAGTGTTGGTGTCATTA AATTGAAGCAAGGAGATGAAGATCTGGTTGGTTATTCGTATCCTGATTGGTGTGGAGATAAGAGTGATAAAAGAAGCACATCATACTATGTATTCAAATTCATGAAATCTTCGATTGCATGGAGTTTAAAGAAGCAACCAGTCAAAGCCTTATCATCATGTGAAGTACGATACATTGTTGGAAGCTATGCAGTTTTCCAAGCTTTTATGGGTCGAAGCATTTATGGAAGAATTCAGGATTGA